In the Paralichthys olivaceus isolate ysfri-2021 chromosome 17, ASM2471397v2, whole genome shotgun sequence genome, one interval contains:
- the LOC138405263 gene encoding tissue factor-like — translation MKLVKFYRVSGNNQRTPHCIRTTETVCDLSSSLTDLNAYYTADVLSETPRGATTDLIESPHTSTPRFCPYKDTEIGKPDFKLEVIESQKKTTLYVTDPLTALFKDGHQLNIRDIFADQLHYKVTVKTKALERTGVELPGLRNTVLVSGVRIADHPTPTDYI, via the exons atgaaacttgtcaaattttacagggtttcagggaacaatcagaggactcctcactgtatccggaccacagaaacagtgtgtgatctgtccagctctctgactgacctgaacgcctactacacagctgacgtcctgtccgaaaccccgaggggggccaccactgacctcattgagtcccctcacaccagcacaccacggttctgcccctacaaagaca ctgagataggcaaacctgacttcaagctggaggtgattgaaagccaaaagaaaaccaccctgtatgtgactgacccactcaccgccctgtttaaagatggccaccagctgaacatcagggatatctttgctgaccagctgcactataaagtcaccgtaaaaacaaaagcactggaaag gactggagtagagctgccaggactgaggaacactgtccttgtgagtggtgtcaggatcgctgaccaccccactcccactgactacatatga